TGGCTTCATCAACACAGTTCACACTTCCTACAAAGGAAGTCTCATTCTTGTTGCAGAGGTGTGAGTCTTCTAAAATGGAGGAAGTGTCCGGTATTGTTGTGTCCTGCTCATTTAGAGTGAAGATTGGAAAGTCTTCAGAAGAATCACAGACAACTGAATCAACAACTGGAGTGGATCCAAATAAAACATCATCTAAGAGGCTTTCTTGTAAATCACAGGACTTTTCATCAAAGTGTGTGTCTTGCACAACTGGGAAAGATGAATTTTCCATGGTAAGAAAGTCTGGATCTCTGCTGGCCTTGTTGAATGGGGTTTTGTCACGTTTTAAATAGGAACATTTGGCAGCCAGTGAGAGTTTGTCTGCTTTGTTCCAAGATGAAGATTCAGCAGAACATTCAGAACTATATGGAGAACGAGCTCCTGAAATGTTCCTCAGCAAGTCCTTGTCTAAATCTTCCAAACACAAAGTAGATCCTACAAAGGATTGTAGAAAATCATTGGATTTTCTAGAAGATAGTGGATTTAAAACGCTCGTCTTTTCCGTACTcggttgttttttttctgcgtCCTTCCCAAACAACCTTTTGAACTTGTCAAGAGATCCCGTTTCAAAAGACAGAGCTAATTTATGACACGGCGCAGCCTTGAAAGTCTTCGAGTTGGTAGCGTAAAAACCACGTTTGCCTTCTTCAGTGTCATTTAATGGCAGCTTCCTCTTTTGTGGACAAATTTTATTCGGGAAGCAGAATTTTTTCAAACTATCTTGTGCATCTTTTCCATCCACAATTGAAATCTTTTGGTTTTTGCTTCCCGTCAAGTTGTTGTCGTTGTTAACTGGTGAATCATAATGGCTTGTATTTGGACAAACTTCATTTTCATCTTCTTTGCAATTGTTATTCATTTCTGTAGGATCTGAAAACGTGGTCTGCGAAGGCAAATAACCCTTAAGTGCTTTTTCTCCATCTGATTCTTCACTAGAGAAGGTTTCAGTGTTTGTTGACACCTTTTCCAACATTTGAACTTCTGCATCACTTGCATTATTCTTCATCTCAGACAGTGCATCACACGCTTCACGTGTTTCCTCACCGCTGAGGTTTTGTGCCGCCACAGAAGTCTTTGCATTCCTCACTGGACTACTTGATTGACCATCATTCCCACTCATGGAAAACTCTGTCACCAGGTTTTCTTTCGTAAGGAATGCTTTGACCCCTTCTTCAATGCAGATGAGCACATTATCCCAGTCTTTGAACTCTATCAAAGACTTGGCTGGTTCGAGGCATATGTCATACTCTGAGTAATGGCATTTGATATTCAACACGTAGACGCCATGAAGATCACATCCGCCCCTTTGTTTGGGGCTCGATGTTAACGGATTTGCAATCGGGCTGTTGTTTTGTCTGCTTACTCTCTTCAAAAGGCAGTTGAGTGTTTTATGAACGCGTGTCTTCAGAAGAAGCCTTCCGTTTACAAACAGGAACTGCAAGCTGTTATTGTAGTGACCCTCACGGCCAATATGACCGGTCATTTCGAACTGCTCATGGACGTAATTGACCTCTCCGAGCTTTTGAGCTCTGCTCAAGCCATGAATCTGCACAAACCTGTAATACGTGCTGCTTGTTTTAGAGAGCTGCACCATCATGTGgtctgaattttcttttttcaccgTAAATGACACAGAAGGGTGCATCAGAGATATGGCCTCTACTCTCTGACGGATCCGTTCGGTTTCTAAAACACCGTCCATTCGCTTTCTTCGAACTGGCATGTTGTGGAAGAGATTGTAGACCGCTACGGTCGTCCCTGCGGAGGGACGAACACTTTGAGCTTCGACAACCTTCAAtgcatttgtttcattaaaagtTTTAACATGTGTTTTCACCGACAGCTTAGTCCTAGATGTTATTTCGACCATTTCTGCAAGAGAGACTATGCTGGAAATCGCTTCCCCTCTGAAACCATAAAAGCGTAGATTCTCCAGATCCTCCAGCGAGCTGCATTTGCTTGTGTTGTATCGCAGACCTACTCTTTCCATGTCCTCCTGGCACATTCCTGAGCCATTGTCGATCACCTGGAGCTTGCAGGCATCTATGTCTATTTTGACAGCCACACATGTTGCTCCAGCATCGATGCTGTTCAATATGAGCTCCTCCACACATTGCTGCAATGAGAAAATGGTAACGCCAGAGCGCAGCTGTGCTTGAACATCTTTGGGCAAACTCTTGATCATTCTGAaagacataaatattaaaacactttaatgAACAAAGGCGAAAAAAgccaaataaaacattaaccaAAAGATATATAGCGACTCACGATTACAATTACTCtttgatttaaatatataattaaatttatacgCGTCTGTACCTCTTTGATAGGTTGTGAGATGTAATTTGTGACTGAACATGCAGAAAACAGCCATGACCGTTGCCATGTAACCGCACCGGTAAGTTTGCTAGTTGTTATTGTCGTTAAGATGAATTTCAGTCCTTTTAAAATGACGGTTTACTTTACCGCTTACTGTGACAGGGCGTTTCTGAAACTTTTGATATAAATAACGTTGTATGACATTTCATTCGGCAATTAATTTAGGGGGTACAACCATTGTTTCTGTTATGTGCACAACCTGCTTTTAATATCAACAACGCTGTGAACTGCAGCGGAAGTGACGTCGAAGGATAAGCCGCAGGGTGAAGCAAGCGACCGTAGAACAAGAAACAtatcagtgcaaaataaaaCTTCATGAATAAAAGACTCCATAAcacaaatacataattatttcacattaatattttagtaattatataataattaagttttttgtaGCAAGTACCatatcttattttttatgtgttttcgaaaaaaaataaaacaaaacatgaaaataaaatgtgttcacATAGTgcaatttagttaaaaattttttaatgattattaatcatttatattatgATATCATGGTTTTTAACTTATGGAGAATGAGCAAATGACAAAATAGaagtattatttttgtgtattatgttatttatcttttaaatgtaactgagaaaactaaaaaatgattgaaaactatttataatatttaataatcagctcaccaagcctgcatttatttgaaccaaaatacagcaaaagcagtaatattgtgaaatattttttatatttaataaatatttttatttctatctaaaataactgctttctatttgaatatattttaaaacgtaattcattcctgtgatcaaagctaaaattttcagcatcattactccagtcttcagtgtcacatgatccttcagaaatcattctaatatgctgatttgctgctcaagaaacatttattattattatagttgttgttgttgttgttgagtttgatgaatgaaaagatccaaagatcagcatttatctgaaataaaatacttttgcaacattatataactataccactcaaaagtcagtatatataaaattttgtataattttttttttttgaaagaaattatagaaattaatacttttatttagcaaggatgctttaaattgaccaaaagtgatgataaagacatttataatgttacaaaagatttctattttatataaatgctgtttgaactttctaatcatcaaagaaacctaagaaaattctactctgctgttttaaacataataataataataataataataataaatattttgagcagcaaatcgaaATACTgtaatgatttcttaaggatcatttgactgaagtaatgatgctaaaaattcagctttgaaatcacaggaataaattacactttaaaatattgtttattcaaatagaaaacagttattttaaatatttacaaatatttatttaatatttacaaatatttactggttttgctgtactttggatcaaatagatgcaggcttggtgagcagaaaaggtTTCTTActgttctgttcaaaaacttttgactggtagtgtgtgtgtgtatatatatatatatatatatatatatgtgtgtgtgtgtgtgtgtgtgtgtacttgtttttgctacatagtggggaccaaatgtccccacaaggatagtaaaacctgaaatttttgacattgttaaaaaattattaaaaatagtaaatagtaaatagtaaatgatgtttatctgaaagtgtaacatGCAGAagtgcaaacatgttttctgtgagggctaggtttagggttagggttgggttaggggatagacaatatcgtttggtcagtataaaatctatagaagtctatggaaagtccccacaattcacaaaaacaaacatgtgtgtatacacacacacacacacgcaaacacacacatgtttgtttttgtgaattgtggggactttccatagacttctatagtttttatactgaccaaacgatattgtctatcccctaacccaaccctaaccctaaacctagccctcacagaaaacacgtttgcatcgttacactttcagataaacatcatttactatttctaataatttttaacattgtggggaccgcatgtttaaaaagtaaaaatattttatttattatttttacgtatataaaaaatacaaatgtacatttatttttatatttgatattaGGTTTGCAAAGGAAAAGGAGTTGCAAAAATTATTCCAAGTAATCTAAACATTATTGTACAAGATAAATTGGACcattttcagattttcacaAAAACTAATTTCTTTCTCCATTTCAGTCTACATTCACATTGTGTCAGCTTATTGAGTGAGATGGAgaatcagagagagagagagagagagagagagagagagagagtttgatgGTGGTCAGCAGTAAATCTTTACTGTGCTGCTCTCCAGGGTGCTGAAATGCCTTGCTGCTGAATGTGGGGGACATCGTGGCATGTTCTCAGTGACCTTCACAGATGAAGATGTGTCATCAGTATATTAGCTTTAATGAATTAGTGTATAAtagttaaaactaaaaatagcgTCAAGTTCTGCATTAAAAGCTCGTTGAAAAGTCACTAATAACGCATTTTCACTTGTCACAGCATGTTGTAGTACAACAGAATGGATTTGGTTGCGTTTTGGTTATAACTCTGCATTACAACGCGCTCTGGAAAGAAACTGAAGTGCATCAAGTAGGAAATTGAGTTAAGACTTAAAGCTTGAATTCCTGCCAAGTCAGTCAGTGCTTTGTATATTCGGTCAAGGTCCTTTCACATGTGTTAGTTAACGTGCCAATCATTGAGGTGGGATTCAGAAGCTGAACAATCGTTTGTGCTAAACGAAATGGCGCAATATGAACTGCAGAGCGCGTGAGGGGGCGTGAGGATGGGTTGGGAAAAACTACATGCTCCTTGGAGGATGGCTGTCCTATATAATGTAGTGCATTTCATTAATTGAAAAAGATCAGCCGTGTTTTTACGGGAAAAGTGAATTAGTCAAGTCTCTACCACTCCCCACCCAAAGCCCCTCTCTTGTCTCTCCCCCACCCCTCTCACGCACACATTACGCTCACGCACCGCCAGGAGATAGGTATGAAACGCTCCTGGCTGCCGTGGATCAAATAGCAGGGTATAATACTATAATGGCAAATTCTGCATATAAACCCAAATGGATATTAAGAAGGAAGAAACTGATCGTATGCTGGCTAAAGAAGCCTACTTTATCAACAAAAACCTATAGTGTATGGCAAGCCATTTTAACATTATTCCTTAAAACTAATTGGTATCTTTCTGTTCTCTGGTTTGCACCTAATTACATAATGTCCAGTAGCAACTATATTTGGTTTGAAACTTACTCCATACTTCACTCGATTCATTTGTACTTCATCCGCCATGCTGTTACTGTCACGTGACCTACTAGCATCCTGCCATTTCACTGCAATGACTTTATTATGGGtcagtttaattcagtttttttttttcggtaaaacttaaaaaatagtaatagcaataattgtattgttataaataattagtatatatatatatagatagattagtttccataaaaatataaagcagaacatgttttttcaatgctgataataataaatgtttcttgagcatcggcatattcaaatgatttctgaaggatcatgtga
Above is a window of Labeo rohita strain BAU-BD-2019 chromosome 23, IGBB_LRoh.1.0, whole genome shotgun sequence DNA encoding:
- the mlh3 gene encoding DNA mismatch repair protein Mlh3 isoform X2, whose product is MIKSLPKDVQAQLRSGVTIFSLQQCVEELILNSIDAGATCVAVKIDIDACKLQVIDNGSGMCQEDMERVGLRYNTSKCSSLEDLENLRFYGFRGEAISSIVSLAEMVEITSRTKLSVKTHVKTFNETNALKVVEAQSVRPSAGTTVAVYNLFHNMPVRRKRMDGVLETERIRQRVEAISLMHPSVSFTVKKENSDHMMVQLSKTSSTYYRFVQIHGLSRAQKLGEVNYVHEQFEMTGHIGREGHYNNSLQFLFVNGRLLLKTRVHKTLNCLLKRVSRQNNSPIANPLTSSPKQRGGCDLHGVYVLNIKCHYSEYDICLEPAKSLIEFKDWDNVLICIEEGVKAFLTKENLVTEFSMSGNDGQSSSPVRNAKTSVAAQNLSGEETREACDALSEMKNNASDAEVQMLEKVSTNTETFSSEESDGEKALKGYLPSQTTFSDPTEMNNNCKEDENEVCPNTSHYDSPVNNDNNLTGSKNQKISIVDGKDAQDSLKKFCFPNKICPQKRKLPLNDTEEGKRGFYATNSKTFKAAPCHKLALSFETGSLDKFKRLFGKDAEKKQPSTEKTSVLNPLSSRKSNDFLQSFVGSTLCLEDLDKDLLRNISGARSPYSSECSAESSSWNKADKLSLAAKCSYLKRDKTPFNKASRDPDFLTMENSSFPVVQDTHFDEKSCDLQESLLDDVLFGSTPVVDSVVCDSSEDFPIFTLNEQDTTIPDTSSILEDSHLCNKNETSFVGSVNCVDEASVTSQHDPQCGNTGNEGQATNESVEIVPMSSSWLAHYDSCLGKLVYINQVTGLSKYNSPPVEETQVPCTTDVTNMAVSVISRTGFEYRCYPFHTDIVLPFLPKPRAERALNSGIDSRDDAQGPDSLSTLFSEWNNPVFIRPPEVAVDVTSGQAEGLAVKIHNILYPYRFTKNMIHTMRVINQVDKKFLACLINTTEPKASESSTNEGNLLVLVDQHAAHERVRLEGLVTDSYEDDPDTPGKKRLCSSSVSPPLEINVTEEEKRLLRSCQAFLRGLALDVSFPKSESLNVLLERLPTCFIEKESTELRRGRRSVIKTIAEDYLREHIELLRSTGRVRGTLPLTVHNVLASQACHASLPVCSWKTFHRPAG
- the mlh3 gene encoding DNA mismatch repair protein Mlh3 isoform X1, coding for MIKSLPKDVQAQLRSGVTIFSLQQCVEELILNSIDAGATCVAVKIDIDACKLQVIDNGSGMCQEDMERVGLRYNTSKCSSLEDLENLRFYGFRGEAISSIVSLAEMVEITSRTKLSVKTHVKTFNETNALKVVEAQSVRPSAGTTVAVYNLFHNMPVRRKRMDGVLETERIRQRVEAISLMHPSVSFTVKKENSDHMMVQLSKTSSTYYRFVQIHGLSRAQKLGEVNYVHEQFEMTGHIGREGHYNNSLQFLFVNGRLLLKTRVHKTLNCLLKRVSRQNNSPIANPLTSSPKQRGGCDLHGVYVLNIKCHYSEYDICLEPAKSLIEFKDWDNVLICIEEGVKAFLTKENLVTEFSMSGNDGQSSSPVRNAKTSVAAQNLSGEETREACDALSEMKNNASDAEVQMLEKVSTNTETFSSEESDGEKALKGYLPSQTTFSDPTEMNNNCKEDENEVCPNTSHYDSPVNNDNNLTGSKNQKISIVDGKDAQDSLKKFCFPNKICPQKRKLPLNDTEEGKRGFYATNSKTFKAAPCHKLALSFETGSLDKFKRLFGKDAEKKQPSTEKTSVLNPLSSRKSNDFLQSFVGSTLCLEDLDKDLLRNISGARSPYSSECSAESSSWNKADKLSLAAKCSYLKRDKTPFNKASRDPDFLTMENSSFPVVQDTHFDEKSCDLQESLLDDVLFGSTPVVDSVVCDSSEDFPIFTLNEQDTTIPDTSSILEDSHLCNKNETSFVGSVNCVDEASVTSQHDPQCGNTGNEGQATNESVEIVPMSSSWLAHYDSCLGKLVYINQVTGLSKYNSPPVEETQVPCTTDVTNMAVSVISRTGFEYRCYPFHTDIVLPFLPKPRAERALNSGIDSRDDAQGPDSLSTLFSEWNNPVFIRPPEVAVDVTSGQAEGLAVKIHNILYPYRFTKNMIHTMRVINQVDKKFLACLINTTEPKASESSTNEGNLLVLVDQHAAHERVRLEGLVTDSYEDDPDTPGKKRLCSSSVSPPLEINVTEEEKRLLRSCQAFLRGLALDVSFPKSESLNVLLERLPTCFIEKESTELRRGRRSVIKTIAEDYLREHIELLRSTGRVRGTLPLTVHNVLASQACHGAIKFNDILSKEECCSLVNSLSSCQLPFQCAHGRPSIVPLADLNHLEDPQDLPKPNLRKLRRMYKSWQLYGKDKT
- the mlh3 gene encoding DNA mismatch repair protein Mlh3 isoform X3 codes for the protein MIKSLPKDVQAQLRSGVTIFSLQQCVEELILNSIDAGATCVAVKIDIDACKLQVIDNGSGMCQEDMERVGLRYNTSKCSSLEDLENLRFYGFRGEAISSIVSLAEMVEITSRTKLSVKTHVKTFNETNALKVVEAQSVRPSAGTTVAVYNLFHNMPVRRKRMDGVLETERIRQRVEAISLMHPSVSFTVKKENSDHMMVQLSKTSSTYYRFVQIHGLSRAQKLGEVNYVHEQFEMTGHIGREGHYNNSLQFLFVNGRLLLKTRVHKTLNCLLKRVSRQNNSPIANPLTSSPKQRGGCDLHGVYVLNIKCHYSEYDICLEPAKSLIEFKDWDNVLICIEEGVKAFLTKENLVTEFSMSGNDGQSSSPVRNAKTSVAAQNLSGEETREACDALSEMKNNASDAEVQMLEKVSTNTETFSSEESDGEKALKGYLPSQTTFSDPTEMNNNCKEDENEVCPNTSHYDSPVNNDNNLTGSKNQKISIVDGKDAQDSLKKFCFPNKICPQKRKLPLNDTEEGKRGFYATNSKTFKAAPCHKLALSFETGSLDKFKRLFGKDAEKKQPSTEKTSVLNPLSSRKSNDFLQSFVGSTLCLEDLDKDLLRNISGARSPYSSECSAESSSWNKADKLSLAAKCSYLKRDKTPFNKASRDPDFLTMENSSFPVVQDTHFDEKSCDLQESLLDDVLFGSTPVVDSVVCDSSEDFPIFTLNEQDTTIPDTSSILEDSHLCNKNETSFVGSVNCVDEASVTSQHDPQCGNTGNEDDAQGPDSLSTLFSEWNNPVFIRPPEVAVDVTSGQAEGLAVKIHNILYPYRFTKNMIHTMRVINQVDKKFLACLINTTEPKASESSTNEGNLLVLVDQHAAHERVRLEGLVTDSYEDDPDTPGKKRLCSSSVSPPLEINVTEEEKRLLRSCQAFLRGLALDVSFPKSESLNVLLERLPTCFIEKESTELRRGRRSVIKTIAEDYLREHIELLRSTGRVRGTLPLTVHNVLASQACHGAIKFNDILSKEECCSLVNSLSSCQLPFQCAHGRPSIVPLADLNHLEDPQDLPKPNLRKLRRMYKSWQLYGKDKT